Proteins encoded by one window of Chryseobacterium sp. POL2:
- a CDS encoding KTSC domain-containing protein, which translates to MKKINEFRKLLGVDKEASLKDLKTIYRNAMKDTHPDKFVDDEVGKLAAEESSKYIIEAYHYLVSINPETHDKNLEEYTETITNSIIQDFYLEKQILYIIHTNGVTYEYMGISRNLYIKMINSDSPSRFARRHIYGKFTFRKGSSATVEA; encoded by the coding sequence ATGAAAAAAATTAACGAATTCAGAAAATTATTAGGTGTTGATAAAGAGGCATCGCTAAAGGATCTAAAAACGATTTACAGAAATGCCATGAAAGACACGCATCCTGATAAATTTGTTGATGATGAAGTAGGGAAGTTGGCTGCTGAAGAAAGCAGTAAATATATTATTGAAGCCTATCATTATTTAGTAAGCATCAACCCAGAAACCCACGATAAAAATCTGGAAGAATATACCGAAACCATTACCAATTCTATCATACAAGATTTTTATCTGGAAAAGCAAATTCTGTACATTATTCACACAAACGGTGTAACCTACGAATATATGGGGATTTCTAGAAATCTTTATATCAAGATGATCAACTCCGATTCTCCTAGCCGTTTTGCAAGAAGACACATCTACGGCAAATTCACGTTTAGAAAAGGATCTTCGGCGACAGTAGAAGCTTAA
- a CDS encoding thiamine pyrophosphate-dependent enzyme — translation MQETFIDTEELSFQDFKKEILANYKLARLSREMSYLGRREVLTGKAKFGIFGDGKELPQLAMAHVFRDGDFRSGYYRDQTFAMAIGALSVESFFAQLYADTNVDREPASGGRQMNGHYATRTINEDGTWKDLTKMKNISSDISPTAGQMPRLLGLAQASTFYKEIKFDGVEKFSNNGKEVAFGTIGDASTAEGHFWETLNAACALQVPMIVSIWDDGYGISVPTKNQRAKANISEMLSGFQRQNDEKQGCEIIQVKAWDYPALMDAYAKAEHFAREESVPVVVHVIEVTQPQGHSTSGSHERYKNEERLNFEAEFDCISKFREWIETYSFQFEEGGDVQIIATKEELDQIDSDAKKEVKDGQKKAWEAYQNTITELKNKALPLVEALAQNADISDAITKFKALVSVGKKDIFHLMRQALLATRGTNSSERQTLQSQYEALFNIEKDNYSSHLYSQSQWKATNIQEVKPIYSDASEMVDGRMVVRNNFDKIFEKYPQAMIFGEDSGNIGDVNQGLEGLQEKYGALRIADTGIREATILGQGIGLAMRGLRPIAEIQYLDYILYCLQGMSDDLATVQYRTKGGQKAPVIIRTRGHRLEGIWHSGSPMAGIINLVKGINVLVPRDLTRAAGFYNTMLQADEPALIVECLNGYRLKEKQPDNLGEFTVPVGKIEVTKEGSDVTLVTYGSTWRIVMEAAKELEKLGISAEVVDIQSLIPFDLSGDIAESLKKTNRLVVIDEDVEGGTSAFILQQVLEKQNGFRYLDSAPLCISAENHRPAYATDGDYFSKPSTDDMVEKIYAMFNEVNPAKYPTIY, via the coding sequence ATGCAAGAGACTTTCATAGATACAGAAGAGCTTTCTTTTCAGGATTTTAAAAAAGAAATCCTAGCCAATTACAAATTAGCGAGACTTTCTCGTGAGATGAGTTATCTAGGCAGGAGAGAAGTATTGACAGGTAAAGCCAAATTCGGAATTTTCGGCGATGGGAAAGAGCTCCCACAATTGGCAATGGCGCATGTTTTCCGTGATGGAGACTTCCGCTCGGGCTATTATAGAGATCAGACTTTTGCGATGGCAATCGGTGCCTTGTCTGTAGAAAGCTTTTTTGCACAACTTTATGCAGATACCAATGTTGATAGAGAGCCTGCGTCTGGCGGTCGCCAGATGAATGGTCACTACGCTACAAGAACCATCAACGAAGATGGCACTTGGAAAGATCTTACGAAGATGAAAAACATATCTTCGGACATTTCTCCTACAGCAGGGCAAATGCCAAGATTGTTGGGCTTAGCTCAAGCTTCAACGTTTTATAAAGAAATAAAATTCGATGGTGTTGAGAAATTCTCAAACAATGGGAAAGAAGTTGCTTTCGGGACCATTGGCGATGCATCCACAGCAGAAGGTCATTTTTGGGAAACTCTTAATGCAGCTTGCGCTTTGCAAGTGCCGATGATTGTTTCCATCTGGGATGACGGCTATGGGATTTCGGTGCCAACAAAAAATCAAAGAGCTAAAGCCAATATTTCGGAAATGTTGTCTGGTTTCCAAAGACAAAATGATGAAAAACAAGGCTGCGAAATTATCCAGGTTAAAGCTTGGGATTATCCCGCATTGATGGATGCTTATGCCAAAGCAGAACATTTTGCAAGAGAAGAAAGCGTACCCGTTGTTGTCCACGTTATCGAAGTAACACAGCCACAAGGACATTCAACGTCGGGATCTCATGAGCGTTACAAAAATGAAGAACGTCTTAATTTTGAAGCAGAGTTCGATTGTATATCAAAATTCCGTGAGTGGATAGAGACGTATTCATTCCAATTTGAGGAGGGTGGCGATGTCCAAATTATCGCAACCAAAGAAGAACTTGACCAAATAGATTCTGATGCTAAAAAAGAAGTGAAAGATGGTCAAAAGAAAGCTTGGGAAGCCTACCAAAATACAATTACAGAGCTCAAAAATAAAGCCTTACCATTGGTAGAAGCTTTAGCTCAAAATGCAGATATTTCTGATGCTATTACAAAGTTCAAAGCTTTGGTTAGTGTTGGGAAAAAAGACATCTTCCACCTTATGCGTCAGGCTTTATTGGCAACGCGCGGAACTAATTCTTCTGAAAGACAAACATTACAATCGCAATACGAGGCTTTATTTAATATTGAGAAAGATAATTATTCGTCTCACTTATATTCTCAATCTCAATGGAAAGCAACCAATATCCAAGAGGTTAAACCAATATATTCTGATGCTTCCGAAATGGTCGATGGTAGAATGGTGGTTCGTAATAATTTTGATAAAATTTTCGAAAAATACCCTCAAGCCATGATTTTCGGTGAAGACTCTGGAAACATTGGTGATGTTAACCAAGGCTTGGAAGGACTTCAGGAAAAATATGGCGCCCTTAGAATTGCCGATACAGGTATTCGCGAAGCAACAATTTTGGGACAAGGTATTGGGTTGGCTATGCGTGGACTTCGTCCAATTGCAGAAATCCAATATTTAGATTATATTCTATATTGTTTACAAGGTATGAGCGATGATCTTGCGACGGTGCAATACCGTACCAAAGGTGGGCAAAAAGCACCAGTTATCATCAGAACGCGTGGACACAGACTAGAAGGCATTTGGCATTCTGGATCGCCAATGGCAGGAATCATCAATCTCGTAAAAGGAATTAACGTTTTGGTACCAAGAGATTTAACAAGAGCTGCAGGTTTCTACAATACAATGTTGCAAGCCGATGAGCCCGCTTTGATTGTTGAGTGTCTTAATGGATATCGTCTTAAAGAAAAACAACCAGATAACTTAGGCGAATTCACAGTGCCTGTTGGGAAAATAGAAGTAACAAAAGAGGGTAGCGATGTCACTTTGGTTACCTATGGTTCTACTTGGAGAATTGTGATGGAAGCTGCTAAAGAATTGGAAAAACTAGGCATTTCTGCGGAAGTTGTGGACATCCAATCTTTAATTCCGTTTGACTTATCTGGCGACATTGCAGAAAGTCTTAAAAAGACCAATCGCCTTGTGGTAATAGACGAGGATGTGGAAGGTGGAACTTCGGCCTTTATTCTTCAACAAGTTCTGGAAAAACAAAATGGATTCCGATATTTGGATTCTGCACCACTTTGTATTTCCGCGGAGAACCACAGACCTGCTTATGCAACGGATGGCGACTATTTTTCAAAACCATCTACAGATGACATGGTAGAAAAGATTTATGCTATGTTTAACGAAGTTAATCCCGCAAAGTATCCCACAATTTATTAA